The genomic stretch GGCCAATTCTTTGTAGCGTATACTTGAGCTTGGGGAAGTTGATTTTCTGAAACTCCTAAGGCCAAAGCCATTTCCCTCAATTTTGCCTGAATCTTACGCCCATTTTTCGGTCCCATACGAATGAGATGCTTTTGAGCATCACTTAGATCTTCCAAATAGTCGTCTACCATCCGATAATCGATGCTTTCTTCCTCTTCTTCCAATAATATTTTACCCTCCACAATGGGCGTCCGTAGCAGTTCTTCCATGGCCCGAATAAGAGTATCCTGGAAATCCCGGTTCGGATAGCCCAACTCGCGATACGCCCCTTGAAAATACAGTTTTAATTCTTTATAAACCCTGATGGAGGCTTGGGCGTCTAAAGAGGAAAAAACATTCGCTACCAGATTATATCTGTTGAAACCTTGGGGGTCCAAGTAAAGCTTTCGGCCTTTTCCCGTCACTTCAAATCCTTTTTGAGGAGACAAAAAACTCAGATGAACTCTGGGACTTACACCATCGGCGATATTGTCCACCGCCGCAGTGATTATACGGATAATATTTTCATTTTTTAACCACTCCGCGAATTTGGGGTGGGAGGCCAGGTCTTTTATTCCTTTGCGAATCCGGGCGTCGGTTTTATCGAGCCCAACATAAGGAATCGGAGAAATTTCCTTTTCTTTTTCCTGGAGGGCTTGGGGTGAAGGGGGCAGGGGGGATTCTTTTTCTCCGGGCTGCCCGATGAGGGTGGGTTCTTCTGATGGATGATAGAAACAATAATAGAACGCCAGGCCTATTCCTATGAAGATTAACAGAACCAAACCGATCCAAATTTTTTTAGTATTGTTTTCCATATCCCTCAAGCCCCCTATTGGTTAAAAATTACTTTTTTAGTAACAGTTTAGTTTTATGAAAAGATCCATTGTCGTGTCATTCCCGTGAAAACGGGAATCCAGAAATATAAGGAAAAAATCCTGGTTTCCTGCTTCCGCAGGAATGACGACTTTAAAAAATTAATCCAATTGCTCTAATTTTCAAACAGCTAAAGTATTATCTTTTTTAAAATATTCAAAAGCAATCACCGGTTCACAATCATTTGCAGGTACAGAAGGTTTGGGGTTACGTTGATAGATTAACAGGAAACGGGTAGGCAATACGATGATAAAGAATTAGTTAGAAATACGGGCAATGTCCAACAAAGTGAACCTCTCCCGGTTTGGGTCGGTAAACGATAACCTCCTATTGCCATCTATCGGTACAGTACGCTGGGGAACCATAAAGCAAGCTCAGGGAAAAGGATCAGTAGAATAATCAAAATAACCGTAGGAATCAAAAAGGGCAGAGTGCCCATGAAGATGGTAGTTATCTCATATTTAGGCACAACGCCTTTAAGGACAAAAAGATTAAGACCGAAGGGCGGGGTAACCAGGCCAATTTCAGCAAGCACGACATAAAGGATACCGAACCAGATAAAGTCGAAGCCCAGGTTCTTAATAATGGGGGCAACAAAGGGAAGAGTCAACACCAGCATGGACAAAGAGTCAAAGAAGCATCCAAGGATGATATACATAATACAAATAATGGCGAGGATCGAATATTTGCCGAGGGGTAAGGACATCATGAAGGCAGAAGTTGCCTCCGTAAGACCAATATATTGAAAGACCTGGCCCAACATCCTGGCCGTAAACAGGACGAAGGCAATCATGGCGCTTATGTTTACCGCGGACAACATGCTTTCCTTGAGTGCATGGAAAGTCATTTGGCGATAAACGAAGGCGAGAATGATGCTCAGGAAAGCCCCTAAAGAGGCAGACTCCGTGGGAGTCATGATCCCGCCAAAGGTTGTCCCTAACACGATCCCTATTATGATCACAAAAGGCAGCAAATCCCAAAAAGACGTTAGTTTTTCTCTCATGGTGAACTTTTTTGCCCTTTTGGGCGCCAGTTTGGGATTGCGGATCACCAGAATGGTAGCGGTGATCATAAAGAATATGGTGAGGATGATCCCGGGGATTACCCCCCCCGCAAAGAGTCGGGCCACGGAGACGTCCTGCCAGCCGCCGTAGACGATCATGATGAGGCTGGGAGGGATAAGAACACTTAAAGTTCCTGAGATGGCTATGGCGCCGAGGGACATCTTGGGGTCGTAGCCCGCCTTTTCCATCTCCGGGAAACAAATCTTGCCGAAGGTTGCTGTCGCCGCAAGGCTGGAGCCAGAGATGGCCCCGA from Deltaproteobacteria bacterium encodes the following:
- a CDS encoding DUF3014 domain-containing protein, which codes for MENNTKKIWIGLVLLIFIGIGLAFYYCFYHPSEEPTLIGQPGEKESPLPPSPQALQEKEKEISPIPYVGLDKTDARIRKGIKDLASHPKFAEWLKNENIIRIITAAVDNIADGVSPRVHLSFLSPQKGFEVTGKGRKLYLDPQGFNRYNLVANVFSSLDAQASIRVYKELKLYFQGAYRELGYPNRDFQDTLIRAMEELLRTPIVEGKILLEEEEESIDYRMVDDYLEDLSDAQKHLIRMGPKNGRKIQAKLREMALALGVSENQLPQAQVYATKNWP
- a CDS encoding TRAP transporter large permease, with product MSLELMSLVILGGLVLLLALGIEIASAMGIVAGLGLLLFVHQPLDYFARAAFEIMNSFTFTAIPLFVFMGTIYANTGTVRSLFGGAEKIFGSLPGSLTSAMIVANAVFGAISGSSLAATATFGKICFPEMEKAGYDPKMSLGAIAISGTLSVLIPPSLIMIVYGGWQDVSVARLFAGGVIPGIILTIFFMITATILVIRNPKLAPKRAKKFTMREKLTSFWDLLPFVIIIGIVLGTTFGGIMTPTESASLGAFLSIILAFVYRQMTFHALKESMLSAVNISAMIAFVLFTARMLGQVFQYIGLTEATSAFMMSLPLGKYSILAIICIMYIILGCFFDSLSMLVLTLPFVAPIIKNLGFDFIWFGILYVVLAEIGLVTPPFGLNLFVLKGVVPKYEITTIFMGTLPFLIPTVILIILLILFPELALWFPSVLYR